The segment CATCGACACCTCACCCGAGGTCAAAAAGCAGATCGCGTTCGCCGATGTGCTTGTCCTGAACAAGACGGATCTCGTGTCGCCCGTCGAACTCGACGAGCTGGAGTCACGCATCAGAAGGATGAATTCGGCGGCAAAGGTGCATCGCGCGCAGAACGCGAACGTCCCGCTTTCAGCAGTGCTCGACGTCGGCGGCTTCAACCTTTCGCGCGCAACCGAGGTGGATCCGGGCTTTCTCGAGACCGAACATCCGTTTGAATGGGCGGGAGTCTATGCGCTGCCACAGGGAAACCACCTCCTGGAAATCGGCCGCTGCGCGCATGATCACGGCGGCCATGGGCATGATCATGAGGACGGTCATCATCACCATCATCATGGCAATGACAACGAGATGGACCTCGTGGTGCTTCCCGTGAAGTCGATGGAGAAACCGGACATCGCGCCTGCGATTGAAGCGGCGGCGCTCCTTTTCTCCGACTGGGAGAACAAGGTGGCGGATGGCGACACGATCAAGCCAGGCGGCACGTTGCAGCGGCTTCAATTGAGGGAGGGCTCCGGCAATTTCCACCTCAGGATCGATCAGCCTGGATACTATGCCGTGTTCGAGCAGAACGGTCATGCGCCGCTGCACATTGCGGTGATGGGACAGCATGCGCGTCCAGGCTGGCAGCAGGACTTTGAGGCGCACCATTCGCACGATGACGACGTTTCAAGCGTCGGCATGAGTGTGCCTGGGGATCTTGATGGCAACCGTCTGAACACGTGGATCAGCGAGCTGCTGAGGACCAAGGGTGGCGACATCTATCGCATGAAAGGCGTGCTCAGTGTGAGGGGAAGCAACAAGCGGCTTGTTTTTCAGGGGGTGCACATGTTGTTTGACGCCAAGTTCGATCGGGAATGGGGAACGACTCCACGCACCAACACGCTGGTGTTCATCGGCAAGAATCTCGACCGGCAGTCGCTGACCGAGGCGTTCAAGGCCTGCCTTGTATGAGGCGGATTCCGGGGCTCGGGGCGCGCGGGATTATTTGTGGCGTCCGTGGCGAAAGATGTCCCAGACGACGTAGAGTCCGAGCACGGCTGAGAGCAGGTATCCGATCATGCCGAGCGCCGGGTAACCAAAAAGTGTGGGTGTGGCCCGGGTGGTGATGATCAGTGAGGAGCCGACGATCAGTGAGCCGATGATGACGCCGAGCGTGATGCGATTGGCCGCGGTTTTGACCGCATCGTCCACCTCCTCGAGTCCTTGGTGTTGAAACTTGATGGTCAGGTCGTCGCGCTCGAGCCGCCGGATGATGCGTCTGAGTTCACCGGGCAGCTCCTTGAAGCCCATGAATGACGAGCGGACCATGTTGCGCGCATCCCGCCAGAGCGCGCGCGGGCGCATGCGATTGATCTGGAGTTCGCGCAGGACCGGACGTGCATGAAGCCGCAGATCGAAGGATGGGTCGAGCCGCCGCCCCACCTCTTCAATGGAGAGCACGGCCTTCGCCATGAGCGAGTAGTCGCGCGAGATGTTGATTCCGTTGCGGCCGAGGATGTGAATCAGCTTGAGCAGCGCGCGCCCCGTCTGCTCGCGTCCTATCTGGAGATTGAAATCCTCGCGCAGGGCCAGCGTGACGTCGCGCTCCATCGCGCGCAGGTCAAGTCCGCCGGACGGTGAACCGAGCTCTCCAGCGATTTCGACGATGCGTTCGGCGTCCTGCTCGACGGCGGCGATGAGAAGATCGGCAAGCGCGAGGCGCAGGCGGTGGGTCAGATTGCCGGCGAGCCCCCAGTCGAGCAGGCAGAGGCGTCCGTCGGGGGGCACCAGCACATTTCCAGCATGCGGGTCCGCATGGAAGAAGCCGGCGATCAGGACCTGGTGCAGAAGGGACTCCGCGCCACGCGCGGCGAGCATTCGCCGCTCCGCCTGGGGGATGGTCTCGTCGTCGATCCGCCGTCCCACGATGCGCTCGGTGACGAGCAGCCGCTCAGAACAGTATTCTCCCATGACCGCGGGGGCATAGACGCGGTCTGGATGAGGATTGATCGCGTTGAAATACTGCTGGTTGCGGGCCTCGTTGAGGAAGTTGAGCTCGCGCAGCACGCCCTCGCGCAGCTCGGCGACAATCGACGGCAGATTGAAAGGCGCCAGCCGCCGGATTCTGTTGTGGGCCTGGTTGGCGAGCCAGGCGAGAAGATCGAAATCCGCCAGGACCGGCTTTTCGAGATTGGGCCGTTGGATCTTGACGGCGACCTCGCGGCCGTCGCGGAGGCGGGCAAAGTGCACCTGGGCAAGCGAGGCTGCGGCGACGGGCGTTTCGTTGAATTCGCTGAAAATTTCTTCAGGTTCGCATTCGAGTTCCTCCACCAACACCGCTCGCATATCAGCGAATGGCACGCTCTGAACTGAGCTCTGCAGTTTGCGCAGCTCCAGAACGAGTGGATGCGGCAGGAGGTCGGGCCGCATGCTGAGCAACTGCCCAGCCTTTATGAACGTTGGGCCCAGCTCCTCGGCGGCGAGTCGGATGCGCTCATAGGAGGAGCGCGGCGTTGTGGTCTGCGGGACAAAGCGTGCCCAGACGCCGGTCGGCAGCTCGATTTGATTGAGAAGGTCCGCAAATCCGTGGCGGGCGAGAACCGTGAAGATTTCCTTGGCCCGGACCGCGTTGCTGAAAAGATCGAATGGCTTCACGGTTCGCCGGCACGCGTCGGCGCTGGCGCGAGGCGGTTTTCGAGGACGAGGACGCGATTCTCCAGGGCCGCCAGCCGGGCTGCGGTATCCGCCTCGCTGCGATCGAGCACAGCCTTGAGCCTTGTGCCCAGTGTCTGTGTGAGTTCATCGAACTCCCGCCGACCCTGTTCGGCTATCTTCTCCGCCATGATGCGTGCGTCGCTGGTGGAGAGTTTGCCCTGTCGCACAAAGTCGTCGAGTGCCGCTTCGGCT is part of the Opitutaceae bacterium genome and harbors:
- a CDS encoding GTP-binding protein is translated as MSSNPDSLPVTVLTGFLGAGKTTLLNRILTEQHGRKLAVIENEFGEVGIDNQLVIQSDEEIFEMNNGCICCTVRGDLIRILGRLMKRKDRLDGVLIETTGLADPGPVAQTFFTDDEMRSRFRLDAIVTVVDAKHVVQHIDTSPEVKKQIAFADVLVLNKTDLVSPVELDELESRIRRMNSAAKVHRAQNANVPLSAVLDVGGFNLSRATEVDPGFLETEHPFEWAGVYALPQGNHLLEIGRCAHDHGGHGHDHEDGHHHHHHGNDNEMDLVVLPVKSMEKPDIAPAIEAAALLFSDWENKVADGDTIKPGGTLQRLQLREGSGNFHLRIDQPGYYAVFEQNGHAPLHIAVMGQHARPGWQQDFEAHHSHDDDVSSVGMSVPGDLDGNRLNTWISELLRTKGGDIYRMKGVLSVRGSNKRLVFQGVHMLFDAKFDREWGTTPRTNTLVFIGKNLDRQSLTEAFKACLV
- a CDS encoding AarF/ABC1/UbiB kinase family protein: MKPFDLFSNAVRAKEIFTVLARHGFADLLNQIELPTGVWARFVPQTTTPRSSYERIRLAAEELGPTFIKAGQLLSMRPDLLPHPLVLELRKLQSSVQSVPFADMRAVLVEELECEPEEIFSEFNETPVAAASLAQVHFARLRDGREVAVKIQRPNLEKPVLADFDLLAWLANQAHNRIRRLAPFNLPSIVAELREGVLRELNFLNEARNQQYFNAINPHPDRVYAPAVMGEYCSERLLVTERIVGRRIDDETIPQAERRMLAARGAESLLHQVLIAGFFHADPHAGNVLVPPDGRLCLLDWGLAGNLTHRLRLALADLLIAAVEQDAERIVEIAGELGSPSGGLDLRAMERDVTLALREDFNLQIGREQTGRALLKLIHILGRNGINISRDYSLMAKAVLSIEEVGRRLDPSFDLRLHARPVLRELQINRMRPRALWRDARNMVRSSFMGFKELPGELRRIIRRLERDDLTIKFQHQGLEEVDDAVKTAANRITLGVIIGSLIVGSSLIITTRATPTLFGYPALGMIGYLLSAVLGLYVVWDIFRHGRHK